In Lycium ferocissimum isolate CSIRO_LF1 chromosome 7, AGI_CSIRO_Lferr_CH_V1, whole genome shotgun sequence, the sequence GGTAAATAATCTAACCCAAATAAGCAGAATGAACTGAAACATGCATGTATCAACCCCAACTGTTACTAGTATAAAATAGCGAGCACGCTGTATGTGACTACAGACTGTCCTCCTTCACCTGAGGCAACAGAAACAGGGGGACAAGATTCTTCAAAGACTTATACAAAAGAAAGCTTAAATTAACCTTTTCCAAAGCAATTGATGCAGTGAGTCCGGAGGTAAGCATTGCAAGTACTTCTGGATCTGGCTTTGCTACAGGAAGGATGTGTTTGGCAGGGACCTGAATATAGAAGCCAAATTACATAAAACTCACCAAGGCAATGACAGATTAGACAATTAAACCTGATAAGAATAAATGTGCAAAGCTGCAGTACCATGACGAATTCAGCATAACCACCAAAAGTCATGATGGCAGCAGGCATACCAATCTTTAAATTTCTAACAGCATCACCAATTGCAGCAATTATTCCCACAGCCTGCAGTACAGGAGGCTTAAATTTGAGGCAAGCTAATTCaggagttaaaaaaaatatttaatgaagaaAGCACGGAAGTACTCCAACTTAAGGAATTAAATTATGATCAAAGTAGAAAACTGACTATCATGCAATACTCCACAACACATTCAGAAACCAATTCAATCTTCCAGCATTACGACTGGTACCAGCTAATAAAACTATAGTTAACCATCACGTGGTCAAAATGAAAGCCCAAGAAGGTAGCAATAACATAACATGACCAAAGAATACATTAACAGGAGCGTCTCCATATAGGCCTTCAAACTTGCAACTGAAGGGGACTGAAGTACAGATGGTATGGTTTAAAGCAGCTAAAATTCAACAAAACACACCAAAGGCTAATTTTAGTCATCTTGCGTTGAAGTTGACTGAACTCTTGCCAACATCAGGATGCGGATATCAGGGAGAGGGATGATGGAAGAAAAGGAGAGATATATCATAGGTAAAGGAATTTGTCTTGGATGCCTCCTTTAAGAAAATGGGCTTTAAGGAGCCAACAAGTGGTTTGAAACTTTGAGCAATGGAGGGGTGTTCATGTAGACTGGGAAGGAAACTAAGGAGAAGACTAAGAATAAGACTGTTGCTTCGAGTCTGCTTCTTTAATATTCCTTttcaatcaattaaaaaaataatattttcctcTCAATCACcatttaaaaacaatttaaaggATGGGAAAAGAAAAACTTGACATTTGAAAGTGATAAACAATTGGACCAGCCAATACTTTTAGCATAACCTTGAAGAGAcgatttttattaaaattgttgttgttgttgtcttttAGGTCGGTGGAATACCATAACCTCCATCGAGTCACAACCATTCTTTTTGTAAAGCAGAAAGATAAACCAAAAGAACGCTGAAATAACTTCACTAAATGGATTGATGTGGAAAGTTAAATAGGTTCTAACTGATTAGTGCACATCCCTACCCATGTCTCATTAGCAGCTTCCGGAAAGCACCACCACTTTGTtatctattttaattttattttttggctcAAGGAAAAGCACCAGAaatttgtaataaaaaaaaaaaaaaaaaaaaaaggatactTTGAAAGAGCTAATGCAGTAGACTCTCATCCTTGTTCAATGTGTTAGATTACCTAGTCGAATCAAATAGGGCAAACGATACAGAATCTCAAGTGAAAATGTGCATCAATAAAACATTTACCATGAAAGTAAGAGTTCACTGAAACTAAATCAGTACAACTACAAATCCACACAAACATTTTCTGCTAACTGCTTGACTAAAATATGGACCAATATCTATGTCAGCTTGAAGGACAGTGTAGgagcttctttattttttccaagTGCTAGTAGTTGTAGCTGTGGGTGGGGCTTTTGTTCCTATGGATCCGTATTCCAATCTATGACATCTCAGAAATCATGCATTTTgatagaaaataataaagacaGAAGATCGCAGCAGCTATATGGTTTTCCTATGCTGCTCCCTccaatctctctctctttatatatatctatatatgtgtgtgtgtgtgtgtatgtattcAAACACACACGCATACACACATTTATAGACACATACACATAATATGTAGTGGTGTATATATGTGCTGCatccattcatttttttttctcatagaAATTTTCAGAAACAAACCCAAAGAATTAAGAAAGTTCTTTTTGTACCTCGAAGCCAGAATCCAGTGGAAGGAGGGAGGTGATGTCTTTGCCATTTCCACTGAAATATCGCCCTGAGCTGAAGTTGACCTATTGCAAAATGCTTCTGTCAGTGAAGAACTTATTAACCATGTTTGTGTATGCATGTCTGGGGGGGGGGTTTACGGGGGCTTGCAAAATGCTTCTGTCAGTGAAGAACTTAACCATGTTTGTGCATATGTAGGGTGGAGGATAGGGGGGTTGGACATGTCCATCATATGCATTGCCCCAAAAGGACCTTAATAAAATCAGCTAGTTACAAGTATGTATCACAAGCAGAACAATAAGCAAATAAAAAGGATACAAAATTCTCTGATGATTCATACAGATGAATTTGTATTTTCCAGTTACCATTTAAACACAGCTTGCACAGACTGCATGAGGACAGGGAACCACAAAGTCTATGCAATTATTTAGTCTGATGTCAACAAAACTGAAATTGTGCATTGCAGAAATGGAAAAATGAAACTCACATCACTAGCATTCACACCAGCATAGATGACTTTTAATAGAACGTGATCTGGCTTGAGTGGCAACCTCAATTCAGTGCGCACGATTCTGGTAGCACTACGAAAATTGTGACTCAACGTGTGAACGACTCTGGAGAACAAGAATCAGAAGCAAAAAGCGTCAAAAAAATCATCAGAAATAACGAGGGAGAACCTCCGCAGAATTAATAAAGTAACGAACAAAAGTAACAAAAGcaaataaagaaaggggaaatCTTGCAACACTAGCAGCATTGGCAGTCACCAACTGCATATGCCAAAGAGAGGTTGAGGTGGAACAATGATAATGgggtttcttttcttttcctttcttcctttctctttatttttctctttttgttttttgttctcACGTTCCTCTGTAGGAGGATACATTTGTAGATCGGCACCGTGATAACATGTGCAGTTGAAATTTCACATGTCCTCAACAAGAGAAAATAATCGATCATGCTCCTCAACAAGAGAAAATAATCAATCATACACATGATCTTTCCAAGAGTAGAAGAAGAAATCACACAATTACTTACACTTTTTCAAAGCTGTGAGGAATCTGAAGATCCATTGGAACTGTGACCAAAGATTTTTTGCGTGCTTTCGGGAGGAGGTATTTTGCTTCTTCTGCAGGAGTTGGCCAATACTCCAAGCCCCTTCTGTTAGTAATCCAAAGACATGACCCTGCTTTACTCTCATCTCTGATTAGTTCAAAAGCACCTGTAAAAAGCAGGTATTGCATTAAAACTGGAAAAGCTATATTTCAGGCTCTctgtttttgaaagaaaatctcTTATTGATTTACTTCTATCTTGAATGGCATACTTTTTCCATATTCTCCAAGTGAAACAAaacaatttgaaataatttaatGGTGCAAAGAATTTCACCTAAGAAAAGAATAGATTTTGCTTGTTTTCGTCCTTCAAACACAGAAATAAGTGGACACCAGTAGAGTAACAAAGTTATCGGTCACACAGCTTTATCATGTTATGCCCAAATAAACGTAGTGGTTGGTATTGACAGTTAAAACATAATTCTAAGGCAACGGAATTGCAGTAAAACATACCTTCCACCACAAGTTCCATAGGAAGATACCCTCCAAGTTGACCAACAGTTGAAGAATTGATTGAAGAATTGATCTTTTCTGCCAAGTCAGTTTGGACAAACTGTATACGACAAGTAAACAGTAAATTCTTGTCTGAGGTTAACACACATCAATCATGTTATGTGCTCTCTCttcacatcaacaatatcatgttTGCAATATAAGGCAGCTTTCTAATGTCCCACAAAAATATGATGCTTTAATTCTGAAAGACATTTCTTAAAACTTTTGGTCAGAAAGAGCAACTTCAGTGATGATGTGGAAAGATCTATTTCACTATATCAGtggtaagagagagagagagagtgtatCCAGTATTTGTACTTGTGTGTAAGGAGGGCttgttagagagagagagatgaggtGAACACAATTCAAGACCCTCTACTcaaactcacctttcttttcGGTTAAGCAGTTCAACTTCTCAAAAGCATTTTACCTCCAATGCACCAAAGTgttaagaaaggaaaagagtCTCAAATAAAAATTGAAGCTGAAATCTGCTTTAATAAGACCCTAGTTCCCACTTCCACCACCCAAAATCCTTTTTGTTTAACTTATATCTATGCTCTGGTTGAGGAGGATGCCAGCAAGGTCATGGTCCCACTAGAAATTCTGTATGAAAACTAGACTGCCATTGATTCAAAATGCTCATCTTTTGCAAGGCCAAAAAGCCTTTTGAGAAAATACAGAAGACATGGATAAATGCCATATCTGCTGGTGTTCAGCTTTATATAGCATCCCATTTTATTCAGTTCCATCCAGTAAAAGCATGTCATGACCAAGCTGGTAAATAGCCTAGTGAGAAAACCTAAACTGCCATCACTTTGCAGCTATTATTATGGTAGTAGAATGTTTCTTATCCATCCTGCTTTAAATTAATTTCTGCAAACAAAAACTCCATCCATATCGAATCAATATttgctttcttttgttttagCTTGAATATTTAACCATTTTAATTACTCTTTAAGAAACATAAATTCCTTAATCAAACTCTAATTCACAAATTTAAGTGTAAAATTGACGGGTTGGGGCATGACTGAGCAGGTCAAAACATGTTGTGAAGTACGACTAATGACCTTCTTGCGCGAACccaatattaattttttgaacACGCTCAATCTTACTTTTCCCTTTTGCCTCTTTGGACTTTAAATATTATAGAATCACGGTGGTAATTCATTTTTGCATGTTGTCTGTATATTGtctttttcatccatttgattttctttccttctcttttgcGCCCTTTCTTTCTCTATATTATTCGAAGCTGAGCTATTTGTTTGCGTGGAGCAAAACAGTGGCTCGAGAGATGGTGATGCTAAAGCTTTTAGGGCCTCCAAATGGCAGTGATAAAATAGGGTAACAGATAGCATATATGGGCCATATCTAAGACTGACTAAAATCTCTGTAATTGTGTgtgtaagagagagagagagagagtcactTTCCCTCTATCAACCTTATACGAAAGATCAGAGTACCTCAGGGCAGAGCACATTGATGCGGATTCCTTGGCGCTTAAAAGGAGCAAGTGATCTCGTAAACATGACAACACCCCCTATAACAAAACCCGTTCTCATTATACTCAATGGTTGCaaagagaaataaataaatttgtgtTTCATGTAATGGACCAGCagaaaataagagaagaaaatagaaatggatgaagaaGACAGGAAATCAAGAGCTAATTTAAGACCAAAATGGGGGCTGGTTGCAAATGATATGGTCCATATGGACTAGGATAAAACATCTAACCTTTGGAGGCAGAATAGATAGGGCCTGCATACATCGGATAGAGTCCTGAAGCAGAGCCTAAATTTATTATTACACCTGGCTTTTGGGTAGTTTGCATGGCTTGAATCTGCAAAATATGCGTTTATGGTTATCTGACCATGAATGAATGAACAACAAAGAGTTttaaaatatagaaaatggtAGAAAACATACTTGGAACCTGTTGCACGTATAAGGTGCTCTAAAGCTAATGCATTTCATCATAAACTAAGAGgctgactatttttttttttttttaatcaggtaaagtttttcattaataataacaaGGCCAACATGGCCGTATATACTAAGTAATATCACCTGATCTGGCCATTATTGTTTGTCGGAGGCTGTAAATGGAGTTTCCTCTGATAGGGCGCAGATTTAAGAATATATCACATGGACAATGATGTGGCATCGGGTTCAATTATGCTAAAATGTATATGACAAGTATACTTTAGTttgaaggattcataccattaCCGTGTCTTATACATTTGAAACTTGCATGTCAAATGGAGTTAAAGATAAATAGTGTTACAGAGAATTGTACGATCTAGTTGTAGTATACCTCCATtgccctgtgcgcacccgaagggtagcagCTGCGGGTTCCTTTGTCATCAAAAAAGTTGTAGTATTCCTCCACTAACATTACCTTAACATCCATTCCAATGCTAAATAATTTGTCTTTCACAGAGAATTAGGGATTATCTAAAGCTAGAGATTCTCTAAATCCCACACTTAAGCCCCACACGAACATACAAGTCTCTAACCATAATAAAAAGATCTTGACAAACATTGGATCTAATGTAAATTTAAAGATTCTCCCTTGTATGGATCTTTTACTTCCATTATGTTTTGTTCGTAGTTAAGTTTAAGCAGATTCTGAGAGGTGATAAATCTTTTGAGGCAAATTAGGTCTACCTTATCCTCTTTTGTAAACTTCAGTTGTCATATTATCGCACCGAAAGACTGCAAATGGAGCCTAATGCAACTGCACTTAACAAAAACTCCAATCGAGCTAAATTATTCCATAGCTCAAATCCTAAAAACCAACCTAATGTGAACATTTACCTAATAGAGAGAACATTTTAGTCTAGTACAAGTAAATATCAACCTTAAAAGTTTTGACAGGACAACCATAGACGTATCTCTCCACAATTTTAAATATGTGAAAGAATATTgataaaagaagattttttttcttggttccAATGAAGCTTCTTAACAGCTGTAACATGGTAAACATCGATATCCATCAACTTGAGCAACCATAAAACAGTGAATCAGAATTTACCGCAAGACGAGTGCTATCTATAACTCCGACGAGGTTCACATTAAGTGTGTGTCTCCAGCTTTTAGACCCATCAGTTCGATCTTTGCGGAATGGAATAATGTCGCCAATGCCTGCGCTGTTAATACAGATATCTAGTCCTCCATATGTTACAAAATGCTTCTCGAAAGCAGCTTTTAGTTCTCCTGCGCAGATGTTGAAGACGCCATTACTTATTGTAAAGATAGGTTTATATTTTGCAGAAGACTTACTTGATGACAATTATGCATCAACAAACTTCCATAtacaatgtgtgtgtgtgttttttattattttgcagAAGActcacaaacaaacaaacaaacaaacaacaactatGCCTCAATCCTAAGCAAGTAGATgtggctatatgaatcctcactgaCCATGTCACTCCATTTTGTAGAAGACTTGCTTGATGAAAGTTATGCATCAATAGACTTCCATACAGGATGTGCGTGTGTGTAATCACAAGCACATTTATCCAAGCAAAAAAATCAGTGCATGGATCAACTAGCTGGGAAGATTCTAATTCTTAAGGGTTTCTTTTGAATCTTGAGTCTCTTGATTAGAATATGTGATCCACAAAATTAGCATCCCTTTCTGTTAAGGCACAGAATGATGGTCATTTGAACGCTTAAAATATAAAGGGAACTGAAAGAACCAGGACCTGCTCCAAATCCTATTATTACCAATGGTACTGCAACCCTCCAAAGAGTAAGGATAGCATctctctatttatttttatattttatgggTAAAAGAAGGACAGCATCTTATGCCTGctcaaatatttcaacaaaagcAACTCTGAGCACCAACCATCAGATGGTTAGCTTATATGATAGACGGGAAGTTTCAAAGACTGGAGATTCTTGGAGGCTACTATGCTGTAAAACTTCTAGCTATGA encodes:
- the LOC132064896 gene encoding LOW QUALITY PROTEIN: uncharacterized protein LOC132064896 (The sequence of the model RefSeq protein was modified relative to this genomic sequence to represent the inferred CDS: substituted 2 bases at 2 genomic stop codons), which translates into the protein MELKPGLSALVTGGASGIGKALSLALAQKGVFVTIVDFSEEKGKEVAALAEKECSKFHSGLEFPVVMFIRCDVTDAGELKAAFEKHFVTYGGLDICINSAGIGDIIPFRKDRTDGSKSWRHTLNVNLVGVIDSTRLAIQAMQTTQKPGVIINLGSASGLYPMYAGPIYSASKGGVVMFTRSLAPFKRQGIRINVLCPEFVQTDLAEKINSSINSSTVGQLGGYLPMELVVEGAFELIRDESKAGSCLWITNRRGLEYWPTPAEEAKYLLPKARKKSLVTVPMDLQIPHSFEKVVVHTLSHNFRSATRIVRTELRLPLKPDHVLLKVIYAGVNASDVNFSSGRYFSGNGKDITSLLPLDSGFEAVGIIAAIGDAVRNLKIGMPAAIMTFGGYAEFVMVPAKHILPVAKPDPEVLAMLTSGLTASIALEKAAQMESGKVVLVTAAAGATGQFAVQVXLKRKKEPARRYMXCCGGNEKAKLLKDLGVDRVIDYKAEDLKTVLKKEFPKGADIVYESVGGEMFDICLNALAVYGRLVVIGMISQYQGEHGWKPRNYSGICEKLLAKSQTVAGFFLIQYAHLWQEHLDRLVNLFSSGKLKIAIDPKQFVGLHSVADAVEYLHSGKSAGKVVVCIDPKYAQQLAKL